GACGATTATCATGTATCTACGATATTGATTGTTGGTGGCTCAGGCGATTATTTTGAAGTTGCTGACCAGGTGTTAATGATGGACGAATACGTATTAAAAGATGTGACAGACGAGGCTAAACACATAGCACAATCAACGGGATACGAGCGTGAAAATATTTCACAAAACCACTTTGGAGAATTACCAGCAAGAATACCTCTGAAATCAAGTTTTATTAAAAAAGGTAAAGATGCTCGGTTTAAGGTTAAGGGTCAATTTTACATTTTATATGGCAAGGAATCTATCGATATCACAGGATTAGAACAACTCGTTGATACAAGCCAAACAGAATGTCTTGCTATGATGATAGATTATTACCAACAACATCTTTTAAATGAACGAGACACATTAAATCAGGCCGCAGATAAATTATATGATTTCATCGGCAAAGAAGGACTAGATGCAATTTCTCCTCATAGTGGACATCCTGGGCGTCTAGCCTTACCACGTAAGCAAGAATTTTGTGCAGCGTTGAATCGTTATAGAGGGTTGCAGGTGAAAGGTTAATAAATACGCGAAAAGAGTCTGGAAGAGAATATTCTCTTCCAGACTCTAATTACATATGGACAGTAGATGACTGAATTGAAAAAGCGCTTGTATCAAGCTTTTCAATGCAAGTCATTTTTACTTTTTTTATTAATTTTCGTCTCGATAGGTAATGTTATTACGATCGAGTGCCGATTCAAGTTGTTTCAAGTTTTCTACCGTAGATTTTGAAAAATCATTACCAATTTTAAGAATCATCGCGTCGATTAATGCAATGATAGGTAAGACGGTAAAATGATTTTTCTGTACAGTTATTTTAAGTGTGACGGTAGCATATTCAAGTAGTGGTGAAGAATCATAATCTGTGATTAATATGACTGGTATATTTAATCGATATGCTTCTTTTACGGCGTTAATCACTGAATTTGTATAAGGTTCAAAGGCAAAAACAACAAGTACATCTTTAGGTGTGAGTTTGATGATTTTATCAAACATTGCATCTAAATCATGGCTTAATTGATGAATATTAAAATAAAACTCATTCAATAATTGTTCTAGATATAGCGCTGTTGCTTTATAAGGTCTTGTCCCTAAAATACTAACGCTTGCAGCATTTTCTATATATTCAATGGCGAGATTAAAATTGTTTGCGAGTTCATCTTTTAAAGATTGATTCAGTAGTTGAACGCTTTTATCCCATACAGTCGTTAGAGGATCAGAATAATGTTGTTCATTTTCAATAAAAGCTGTCTGCAATGTGAATTTAGTATCATTTGGCAACGCTTCGTTATAAATAGCTTTGCGGAAGTCATTGAAATTTTCATAATCTAACGCATGGATAGTGCGCATGACAGTAG
The genomic region above belongs to Staphylococcus durrellii and contains:
- a CDS encoding MurR/RpiR family transcriptional regulator → MDIPLKKKLLNNKKQLPKKQQKLCDYILRNFEHLGLVTIKELSQKADVGISTVMRTIHALDYENFNDFRKAIYNEALPNDTKFTLQTAFIENEQHYSDPLTTVWDKSVQLLNQSLKDELANNFNLAIEYIENAASVSILGTRPYKATALYLEQLLNEFYFNIHQLSHDLDAMFDKIIKLTPKDVLVVFAFEPYTNSVINAVKEAYRLNIPVILITDYDSSPLLEYATVTLKITVQKNHFTVLPIIALIDAMILKIGNDFSKSTVENLKQLESALDRNNITYRDEN